A genomic region of Bombus fervidus isolate BK054 chromosome 17, iyBomFerv1, whole genome shotgun sequence contains the following coding sequences:
- the Nfat gene encoding nuclear factor of activated T cells 3 isoform X5: protein MAPDLEKRRQELRRTNSCTLEQGNEHLQMLLQLRCTGNALIEPYRHGNNAVGRSSAVTGSVHRSTVTSSSRAHSASRRISHQQRQQQQSQSQQQQQPKISLGSLRNSDEHGSRTGSAQDSCDSSNDSGLGFEDRQQHLTNANAWNGAGEEDSKRRKMDIKLESEDANFSFPEVTHTTNPDSKTANRGSSNGIGGLATISGNRTGNGATGRVVEVSRSRPGLGVLAKRTQQGPVTLTSQLCTASTDGKVQLQIICQPEQQHRARYQTEGSRGAVKDRTGNGFPIVRLVGYDKPTTLQVFIGTDLGRVAPHMFYQACRVSGKNSTPCIERKIDGTIVIEVDMDPAKDMMVTCDCVGILKERNVDVEHRFPQEAGVFQGRSKKKSTRCRMVFRTRITHPDGSSETLQVCSQPIVCTQPPGIPEICKKSLTSCPCTGGLELFILGKNFLKDTRVVFQLDNDDLSSSLEPHWECAVLPDKEFLQQTHLVCVVPAYRRQDLAPSETVSVKLYAVSSGKTSEPHTFLYTAASTPPEPSVGKVESITSPLSTTNGDTTLATSPAAVSLTTGVTSNTLITQAAAGTANFLTTIQPQQPTSQTPEALKSDPSPPPVTASSQVTPVMMWAAQSSNCQNSPPDVMMPPPALVANPLLNRRSSSNLQLILPDNLKTEVLDENSENSMISENSMQSIPTPTANSSNGTSPLQQLVSENSREAPQANMIRSVPVAANGSPVQEAVNLLGVVDLMRNPHPLSLVSTHQNTFGEGSPNGSLQGGGVVDLRMKHHQSEFGTLPNFTATSNGQLAAQSAHSVEKYLNHIESNVKEAEGQENGFVGTIQQRASIITTGRQPQQGQASNILASSPQGVKLDTLVNSGAESHQLVSPLRTVNPNSNTIMSHVSAVTDHETISSPQQNRSSPPNNVKTILEAFLPGQTVTPLPGNAATSVPSPASVVSEQTNGDSLLTTINAALLPSMQEPSVAATGTSNSNVSVPSHNPLQVTNESMSTAAEHIPQIPGLIQQDVVAIQQAHQVEQVVAQAQQQVEQVVAQAQQQAVQAVQQAQQQVVQHVVQHAQVVQQAVQQVQAVQQVQVPAVQQAVQQATQEVVQQAVQQATQEVVQQVQAVQQAVQQAQAAQAMQQAVQQDIGSMLNQPAGFVAEASSALASGAAQEPSQQRLTNYAEQAINNVITNATQDIINNRPITTTTAHAIIATKNILNSVATQSAQLMNSAMEGILPKSPSGQNNIVEQVANKTPNSQNVNPPIANAANSANSTTVRKQEDGMLPQELTSMSEHDLLSYINPSCFDPQNGFLM from the exons GTAACAATGCAGTTGGTCGATCATCAGCGGTGACAGGATCGGTTCATAGAAGCACCGTCACGTCGAGTAGCCGCGCGCATTCCGCTTCAAGAAGGATCAGCCACCAGCAACGCCAGCAACAGCAATCACAAtcgcagcaacagcaacaacctAAGATATCCTTAGGATCTTTACGAAATTCGGATGAGCACGGATCGAGAACCGGCTCGGCACAGGACAGTTGCGATAGCTCCAACGATTCCGGCCTCGGCTTCGAGGACCGTCAACAACACCTTACGAACGCAAAC GCTTGGAACGGCGCCGGCGAGGAGGATTCAAAGAGGAGAAAGATGGACATTAAGCTGGAGTCCGAGGACGCGAACTTCTCCTTCCCGGAGGTTACACACACGACCAATCCTGACAGCAAGACGGCCAACAGAGGCTCGTCCAATGGAATAGGTGGATTAGCTACGATCTCAGGAAATAGGACAGGAAACGGAGCCACGGGGAGAGTGGTCGAAGTCTCGAGATCTCGTCCAGGCTTGGGTGTCCTTGCTAAGAGGACTCAGCAGGGTCCTGTCACCCTCACCTCTCAACTGT GTACTGCTTCTACGGATGGAAAAGTGCAATTGCAAATTATCTGTCAACCCGAGCAGCAGCACAGAGCTCGTTATCAGACAGAAGGTTCGAGAGGAGCAGTGAAGGATCGAACCGGAAATGGATTCCCAATTGTTCGTCTCGTTGGTTACGATAAACCAACTACCCTTCAAGTTTTCATCGGCACGGATCTTGGTCGTGTCGCTCCCCATATGTTTTACCAAGCTTGCCGTGTAAGCGGTAAAAATTCAACGCCGTGCATCGAACGGAAAATCGACGGTACCATCGTGATCGAGGTGGACATGGATCCAGCGAAAGACATGATGGTGACGTGCGACTGCGTCGGTATTTTGAAAGAACGGAACGTCGACGTGGAGCACAGATTCCCTCAGGAAGCCGGAGTGTTTCAAGGACGTAGCAAGAAGAAATCGACTCGTTGCCGCATGGTTTTTCGCACTAGAATCACTCATCCCGATGGTAGTTCGGAAACTTTGCAAGTTTGTTCTCAACCTATAGTCTGCA CTCAACCACCGGGAATACCGGAGATCTGTAAGAAATCACTCACATCGTGTCCATGTACCGGAGgattagaattatttatacttgGAAAGAATTTTCTGAAAGATACTCGCGTAGTATTTCAACTAGACAACGATGATCTATCGAGTAGTTTGGAGCCTCATTGGGAGTGCGCGGTTCTACCTGACAAGGAGTTTTTGCAACAAACGCACCTGGTTTGTGTGGTACCTGCATACAGGCGGCAAGATCTGGCACCCTCGGAAACGGTTAGCGTAAAATTGTACGCGGTATCGTCTGGAAAGACGAGCGAACCTCATACTTTCCTTTATACCGCTGCATCTACGCCACCCGAACCATCTGTGGGCAAAGTCGAGTCTATAACTTCGCCTCTATCCACTACTAACGGTGATACTACTCTAGCAACATCTCCTGCAGCAGTGTCTCTAACTACAGGTGTAACATCGAACA CTCTGATTACACAAGCAGCCGCAGGAACAGCGAATTTCTTAACGACTATACAGCCACAACAGCCAACATCTCAAACACCGGAAGCTCTTAAGAGCGATCCGAGTCCACCACCGGTGACGGCATCCTCTCAGGTAACACCCGTTATGATGTGGGCTGCACAAAGTTCAAATTGTCAAAATTCACCGCCTGACGTGATGATGCCGCCACCAGCTTTGGTAGCGAATCCGCTTTTAAATCGCAGATCATCTTCGAATCTTCAATTAATTCTGCCAGATAATTTGAAGACCGAGGTACTAGACGAGAATAGCGAAAACAGTATGATTAGCGAGAACAGTATGCAGAGCATACCGACGCCGACTGCGAACAGTTCGAATGGTACCAGCCCGTTGCAACAGCTCGTCAGCGAGAACTCGAGAGAAGCACCTCAGGCTAATATGATTAGGTCGGTTCCTGTAGCGGCGAACGGTTCACCTGTGCAAGAGGCGGTCAATCTCCTTGGCGTGGTAGATCTAATGCGAAATCCACATCCATTGTCGTTGGTGTCGACACACCAGAACACCTTCGGAG AAGGCAGTCCTAATGGAAGTCTTCAGGGCGGCGGTGTTGTTGATCTTCGCATGAAGCATCATCAGTCGGAGTTCGGTACACTACCAAATTTTACTGCTACATCAAACGGACAGCTAGCTGCACAGAGTGCCCATAGCGTAGAAAAATATCTCAACCATATCGAATCGAACGTCAAAGAGGCTGAGGGTCAAGAAAATGGATTCGTAGGTACCATACAACAACGAGCTTCCATTATTACTACAGGACGCCAGCCTCAGCAAGGACAAGCTTCCAATATTTTAGCTTCTTCCCCTCAAGGCGTCAAGTTAGATACTCTCGTTAACTCTGGCGCTGAATCTCATCAATTGGTGTCCCCTCTGCGTACCGTGAATCCCAATAGTAATACCATAATGAGTCATGTTTCCGCAGTTACTGATCACGAAACGATCTCGAGCCCCCAACAAAATAGAAGTAGTCCACCAAATAACGTCAAGACGATTCTCGAAGCTTTTCTGCCGGGTCAAACCGTGACACCTTTGCCAGGGAATGCTGCAACGTCCGTTCCATCGCCCGCATCAGTGGTCTCGGAGCAGACTAATGGCGATAGTTTGCTCACTACTATCAACGCTGCTCTATTACCGTCGATGCAGGAGCCGTCTGTGGCTGCGACCGGTACGTCGAATTCTAACGTTAGTGTACCATCTCATAATCCGTTACAAGTTACGAACGAGAGTATGTCGACAGCGGCGGAGCACATTCCGCAGATTCCGGGTCTTATACAACAAGATGTTGTAGCGATTCAACAAGCGCATCAAGTGGAACAGGTTGTCGCACAAGCGCAACAACAAGTCGAGCAGGTTGTCGCCCAGGCACAGCAGCAAGCGGTCCAAGCTGTGCAACAGGCGCAGCAGCAAGTTGTTCAACATGTGGTGCAGCATGCGCAAGTTGTCCAGCAAGCTGTACAACAGGTGCAAGCGGTACAACAAGTTCAAGTACCGGCTGTTCAGCAAGCTGTCCAGCAAGCAACACAGGAAGTAGTTCAACAAGCGGTGCAGCAAGCTACGCAGGAAGTTGTACAACAAGTTCAAGCTGTTCAGCAAGCGGTTCAGCAAGCGCAAGCGGCTCAAGCGATGCAACAGGCGGTGCAACAAGATATCGGTTCCATGTTGAACCAGCCGGCAGGTTTCGTTGCTGAAGCTAGTTCTGCTCTAGCGAGTGGAGCGGCCCAGGAACCATCTCAACAAAGGCTAACTAATTATGCCGAGCAAGCgattaataatgtaattacTAACGCTACTCAAGATATTATTAACAATCGACCCATTACTACGACAACCGCGCACGCCATTATCGCAACGAAGAACATATTAAACAGTGTGGCCACTCAAAGCGCGCAATTAATGAACAGTGCTATGGAGGGTATTTTGCCTAAATCACCTTCCGGCCAGAATAATATCGTTGAACAAGTGGCGAATAAAACACCCAATAGTCAAAACGTAAACCCACCTATAGCAAATGCGGCCAATAGTGCAAACAGTACAACTGTTAGAAAGCAGGAAGATGGTATGTTGCCTCAAGAGCTTACCTCGATGTCAGAGCATGATCTGTTAAGCTACATAAATCCGAGCTGCTTCGATCCTCAAAACGGTTTTCTTATGTAG
- the Nfat gene encoding nuclear factor of activated T cells 3 isoform X4 — protein MLRLVDPFENEVFPAFGDTLFGNNAVGRSSAVTGSVHRSTVTSSSRAHSASRRISHQQRQQQQSQSQQQQQPKISLGSLRNSDEHGSRTGSAQDSCDSSNDSGLGFEDRQQHLTNANAWNGAGEEDSKRRKMDIKLESEDANFSFPEVTHTTNPDSKTANRGSSNGIGGLATISGNRTGNGATGRVVEVSRSRPGLGVLAKRTQQGPVTLTSQLCTASTDGKVQLQIICQPEQQHRARYQTEGSRGAVKDRTGNGFPIVRLVGYDKPTTLQVFIGTDLGRVAPHMFYQACRVSGKNSTPCIERKIDGTIVIEVDMDPAKDMMVTCDCVGILKERNVDVEHRFPQEAGVFQGRSKKKSTRCRMVFRTRITHPDGSSETLQVCSQPIVCTQPPGIPEICKKSLTSCPCTGGLELFILGKNFLKDTRVVFQLDNDDLSSSLEPHWECAVLPDKEFLQQTHLVCVVPAYRRQDLAPSETVSVKLYAVSSGKTSEPHTFLYTAASTPPEPSVGKVESITSPLSTTNGDTTLATSPAAVSLTTGVTSNTLITQAAAGTANFLTTIQPQQPTSQTPEALKSDPSPPPVTASSQVTPVMMWAAQSSNCQNSPPDVMMPPPALVANPLLNRRSSSNLQLILPDNLKTEVLDENSENSMISENSMQSIPTPTANSSNGTSPLQQLVSENSREAPQANMIRSVPVAANGSPVQEAVNLLGVVDLMRNPHPLSLVSTHQNTFGGMHETSQVKVLSPHHINKETNPMLPAEGSPNGSLQGGGVVDLRMKHHQSEFGTLPNFTATSNGQLAAQSAHSVEKYLNHIESNVKEAEGQENGFVGTIQQRASIITTGRQPQQGQASNILASSPQGVKLDTLVNSGAESHQLVSPLRTVNPNSNTIMSHVSAVTDHETISSPQQNRSSPPNNVKTILEAFLPGQTVTPLPGNAATSVPSPASVVSEQTNGDSLLTTINAALLPSMQEPSVAATGTSNSNVSVPSHNPLQVTNESMSTAAEHIPQIPGLIQQDVVAIQQAHQVEQVVAQAQQQVEQVVAQAQQQAVQAVQQAQQQVVQHVVQHAQVVQQAVQQVQAVQQVQVPAVQQAVQQATQEVVQQAVQQATQEVVQQVQAVQQAVQQAQAAQAMQQAVQQDIGSMLNQPAGFVAEASSALASGAAQEPSQQRLTNYAEQAINNVITNATQDIINNRPITTTTAHAIIATKNILNSVATQSAQLMNSAMEGILPKSPSGQNNIVEQVANKTPNSQNVNPPIANAANSANSTTVRKQEDGMLPQELTSMSEHDLLSYINPSCFDPQNGFLM, from the exons GTAACAATGCAGTTGGTCGATCATCAGCGGTGACAGGATCGGTTCATAGAAGCACCGTCACGTCGAGTAGCCGCGCGCATTCCGCTTCAAGAAGGATCAGCCACCAGCAACGCCAGCAACAGCAATCACAAtcgcagcaacagcaacaacctAAGATATCCTTAGGATCTTTACGAAATTCGGATGAGCACGGATCGAGAACCGGCTCGGCACAGGACAGTTGCGATAGCTCCAACGATTCCGGCCTCGGCTTCGAGGACCGTCAACAACACCTTACGAACGCAAAC GCTTGGAACGGCGCCGGCGAGGAGGATTCAAAGAGGAGAAAGATGGACATTAAGCTGGAGTCCGAGGACGCGAACTTCTCCTTCCCGGAGGTTACACACACGACCAATCCTGACAGCAAGACGGCCAACAGAGGCTCGTCCAATGGAATAGGTGGATTAGCTACGATCTCAGGAAATAGGACAGGAAACGGAGCCACGGGGAGAGTGGTCGAAGTCTCGAGATCTCGTCCAGGCTTGGGTGTCCTTGCTAAGAGGACTCAGCAGGGTCCTGTCACCCTCACCTCTCAACTGT GTACTGCTTCTACGGATGGAAAAGTGCAATTGCAAATTATCTGTCAACCCGAGCAGCAGCACAGAGCTCGTTATCAGACAGAAGGTTCGAGAGGAGCAGTGAAGGATCGAACCGGAAATGGATTCCCAATTGTTCGTCTCGTTGGTTACGATAAACCAACTACCCTTCAAGTTTTCATCGGCACGGATCTTGGTCGTGTCGCTCCCCATATGTTTTACCAAGCTTGCCGTGTAAGCGGTAAAAATTCAACGCCGTGCATCGAACGGAAAATCGACGGTACCATCGTGATCGAGGTGGACATGGATCCAGCGAAAGACATGATGGTGACGTGCGACTGCGTCGGTATTTTGAAAGAACGGAACGTCGACGTGGAGCACAGATTCCCTCAGGAAGCCGGAGTGTTTCAAGGACGTAGCAAGAAGAAATCGACTCGTTGCCGCATGGTTTTTCGCACTAGAATCACTCATCCCGATGGTAGTTCGGAAACTTTGCAAGTTTGTTCTCAACCTATAGTCTGCA CTCAACCACCGGGAATACCGGAGATCTGTAAGAAATCACTCACATCGTGTCCATGTACCGGAGgattagaattatttatacttgGAAAGAATTTTCTGAAAGATACTCGCGTAGTATTTCAACTAGACAACGATGATCTATCGAGTAGTTTGGAGCCTCATTGGGAGTGCGCGGTTCTACCTGACAAGGAGTTTTTGCAACAAACGCACCTGGTTTGTGTGGTACCTGCATACAGGCGGCAAGATCTGGCACCCTCGGAAACGGTTAGCGTAAAATTGTACGCGGTATCGTCTGGAAAGACGAGCGAACCTCATACTTTCCTTTATACCGCTGCATCTACGCCACCCGAACCATCTGTGGGCAAAGTCGAGTCTATAACTTCGCCTCTATCCACTACTAACGGTGATACTACTCTAGCAACATCTCCTGCAGCAGTGTCTCTAACTACAGGTGTAACATCGAACA CTCTGATTACACAAGCAGCCGCAGGAACAGCGAATTTCTTAACGACTATACAGCCACAACAGCCAACATCTCAAACACCGGAAGCTCTTAAGAGCGATCCGAGTCCACCACCGGTGACGGCATCCTCTCAGGTAACACCCGTTATGATGTGGGCTGCACAAAGTTCAAATTGTCAAAATTCACCGCCTGACGTGATGATGCCGCCACCAGCTTTGGTAGCGAATCCGCTTTTAAATCGCAGATCATCTTCGAATCTTCAATTAATTCTGCCAGATAATTTGAAGACCGAGGTACTAGACGAGAATAGCGAAAACAGTATGATTAGCGAGAACAGTATGCAGAGCATACCGACGCCGACTGCGAACAGTTCGAATGGTACCAGCCCGTTGCAACAGCTCGTCAGCGAGAACTCGAGAGAAGCACCTCAGGCTAATATGATTAGGTCGGTTCCTGTAGCGGCGAACGGTTCACCTGTGCAAGAGGCGGTCAATCTCCTTGGCGTGGTAGATCTAATGCGAAATCCACATCCATTGTCGTTGGTGTCGACACACCAGAACACCTTCGGAGGTATGCACGAAACGTCTCAAGTCAAAGTTCTAAGTCCTCATCATATCAACAAAGAAACTAATCCGATGTTGCCGGCAGAAGGCAGTCCTAATGGAAGTCTTCAGGGCGGCGGTGTTGTTGATCTTCGCATGAAGCATCATCAGTCGGAGTTCGGTACACTACCAAATTTTACTGCTACATCAAACGGACAGCTAGCTGCACAGAGTGCCCATAGCGTAGAAAAATATCTCAACCATATCGAATCGAACGTCAAAGAGGCTGAGGGTCAAGAAAATGGATTCGTAGGTACCATACAACAACGAGCTTCCATTATTACTACAGGACGCCAGCCTCAGCAAGGACAAGCTTCCAATATTTTAGCTTCTTCCCCTCAAGGCGTCAAGTTAGATACTCTCGTTAACTCTGGCGCTGAATCTCATCAATTGGTGTCCCCTCTGCGTACCGTGAATCCCAATAGTAATACCATAATGAGTCATGTTTCCGCAGTTACTGATCACGAAACGATCTCGAGCCCCCAACAAAATAGAAGTAGTCCACCAAATAACGTCAAGACGATTCTCGAAGCTTTTCTGCCGGGTCAAACCGTGACACCTTTGCCAGGGAATGCTGCAACGTCCGTTCCATCGCCCGCATCAGTGGTCTCGGAGCAGACTAATGGCGATAGTTTGCTCACTACTATCAACGCTGCTCTATTACCGTCGATGCAGGAGCCGTCTGTGGCTGCGACCGGTACGTCGAATTCTAACGTTAGTGTACCATCTCATAATCCGTTACAAGTTACGAACGAGAGTATGTCGACAGCGGCGGAGCACATTCCGCAGATTCCGGGTCTTATACAACAAGATGTTGTAGCGATTCAACAAGCGCATCAAGTGGAACAGGTTGTCGCACAAGCGCAACAACAAGTCGAGCAGGTTGTCGCCCAGGCACAGCAGCAAGCGGTCCAAGCTGTGCAACAGGCGCAGCAGCAAGTTGTTCAACATGTGGTGCAGCATGCGCAAGTTGTCCAGCAAGCTGTACAACAGGTGCAAGCGGTACAACAAGTTCAAGTACCGGCTGTTCAGCAAGCTGTCCAGCAAGCAACACAGGAAGTAGTTCAACAAGCGGTGCAGCAAGCTACGCAGGAAGTTGTACAACAAGTTCAAGCTGTTCAGCAAGCGGTTCAGCAAGCGCAAGCGGCTCAAGCGATGCAACAGGCGGTGCAACAAGATATCGGTTCCATGTTGAACCAGCCGGCAGGTTTCGTTGCTGAAGCTAGTTCTGCTCTAGCGAGTGGAGCGGCCCAGGAACCATCTCAACAAAGGCTAACTAATTATGCCGAGCAAGCgattaataatgtaattacTAACGCTACTCAAGATATTATTAACAATCGACCCATTACTACGACAACCGCGCACGCCATTATCGCAACGAAGAACATATTAAACAGTGTGGCCACTCAAAGCGCGCAATTAATGAACAGTGCTATGGAGGGTATTTTGCCTAAATCACCTTCCGGCCAGAATAATATCGTTGAACAAGTGGCGAATAAAACACCCAATAGTCAAAACGTAAACCCACCTATAGCAAATGCGGCCAATAGTGCAAACAGTACAACTGTTAGAAAGCAGGAAGATGGTATGTTGCCTCAAGAGCTTACCTCGATGTCAGAGCATGATCTGTTAAGCTACATAAATCCGAGCTGCTTCGATCCTCAAAACGGTTTTCTTATGTAG